One segment of Lytechinus pictus isolate F3 Inbred chromosome 13, Lp3.0, whole genome shotgun sequence DNA contains the following:
- the LOC129274944 gene encoding uncharacterized protein LOC129274944 has translation MAHCSNGLNHRVSSNGPFFSKKDTNTNSHIAEFRNKHLVCAGCKQRFVTSVYTPTLLPCLHSVCPTCFDEATSKDSSTVCPSCKQQVPSTQGVLTRSSIAPDFHVDYLAEYLGYTEGIVRLCEGCESFTKLASACCSNCIKFLCKECLIRHQYTVGYQNQHFLEVNDLTKEEWAVLSRQQRFCVVHQSQALTLFCTGEECNLPICLSCCKSDHISEGHNISDLSSVVEQLKVELQELIIMSEKQTQMLEKLLENIDLVTQKLTCNAEEATSQIKALFSRCRKVLQQREEALLKAVTDAHTKMQQGLKQQKDDTKTMLSHIAVMTDCANTSNNANSTVSIARVQKKLEGFFKEVANGVFYPLPLANSCIDFTHRHNEALTYFDYAVKDLGKVTNGDEVPFLTVVNPQESFVNQESTVRLEMTNLKGDRSTKGGTIVSANMKTPFDENLQCTIVDNMDGSYIIRYLPTDPGDHLLHVEVCHEPIREEPITIPVYALCTEIKGENTDEECMVEIYANDCNGKRQALAKDLKFSADVLDPQNEELKTQIYYYPYGYHGIVFRPNSIGEHKLTINLNNVLLKFTPIMVPIHRIISCQVDKKPFFLENISGMTVTYMGKIFLADTIQNERVLGFNQNGECFTKIKTPYKGDALITKDRKDNLAMLFPYRQVMIFYTQKGKQVRFFDTPQVVNPVSIAVTSAEETLILECLSSSVLVYNSAGFLQTTVGGTNHAISLGYPISMSLDSRDNIYISNKTGGSILNLTWKGDFKRSIGLPETFNQIGTVDCTPDGYILIHEEKLSQVVYVVSRRSGNVLRTINVHGIVGFLEHLGVTPDGCFIKLDRKKGCLRKYRYAYYSRRNTYPAIAASTANDQNDFEVVG, from the coding sequence ATGGCTCATTGTAGCAACGGACTAAACCACAGAGTTTCATCTAATGGTCCATTCTTCTCCAAAAAGGATACCAACACCAACAGCCACATAGCGGAGTTCCGTAATAAGCACCTGGTTTGTGCCGGGTGCAAGCAGCGCTTTGTGACTTCTGTCTACACACCAACGCTGCTTCCCTGCCTGCATTCCGTCTGTCCAACTTGCTTTGACGAAGCAACATCCAAAGACAGCAGCACTGTCTGTCCATCGTGCAAGCAACAGGTACCATCCACACAAGGTGTCTTGACAAGGAGCTCTATTGCTCCAGACTTCCATGTGGACTACCTAGCAGAGTACCTCGGATACACAGAAGGGATCGTCAGACTCTGTGAAGGTTGTGAATCTTTCACTAAACTTGCCAGTGCTTGCTGCTCCAACTGCATCAAATTCCTGTGCAAAGAGTGTCTGATTAGACATCAGTACACTGTAGGATACCAAAATCAGCATTTCCTCGAGGTCAACGATCTGACAAAGGAGGAGTGGGCAGTACTGTCGCGTCAGCAACGCTTTTGTGTGGTCCATCAAAGTCAGGCCCTGACTCTTTTTTGTACTGGTGAAGAGTGTAACCTGCCAATCTGCCTTTCCTGCTGCAAAAGCGATCATATTTCAGAAGGACATAACATATCCGACCTGTCTTCGGTTGTGGAACAGCTGAAAGTCGAACTTCAAGAGCTCATCATCATGAGTGAGAAACAGACCCAAATGCTTGAGAAGCTGTTGGAGAACATTGATTTAGTGACCCAGAAGCTTACATGCAATGCTGAGGAAGCGACGAGTCAAATCAAAGCACTGTTCAGCAGGTGTCGCAAGGTCCTACAGCAGAGAGAGGAGGCTCTACTGAAAGCTGTCACAGATGCACACACCAAGATGCAACAAGGACTTAAGCAGCAGAAGGATGACACAAAGACCATGCTTTCACACATTGCTGTCATGACTGACTGTGCAAACACCAGCAATAATGCCAACAGTACAGTATCAATAGCCAGGGTGCAAAAGAAGTTAGAAGGATTCTTCAAGGAGGTTGCAAACGGGGTGTTTTATCCTCTACCATTGGCCAACAGCTGCATTGACTTTACTCACAGGCACAATGAAGCTTTAACTTATTTTGATTATGCAGTGAAGGACCTAGGTAAAGTGACCAACGGAGATGAAGTGCCTTTTTTGACGGTGGTGAATCCTCAAGAGTCTTTCGTCAATCAGGAAAGCACTGTGAGACTTGAAATGACCAACTTGAAAGGAGATCGCAGCACAAAGGGTGGAACCATAGTATCTGCAAATATGAAGACTCCTTTTGATGAGAACTTACAGTGTACCATTGTTGATAATATGGATGGATCATACATCATACGGTATCTTCCCACGGACCCTGGTGATCATCTCTTGCATGTTGAGGTTTGCCATGAGCCTATCAGAGAGGAGCCAATAACAATTCCAGTGTATGCTCTTTGTACAGAAATCAAGGGTGAGAACACAGATGAAGAATGCATGGTGGAAATCTATGCGAATGATTGCAACGGAAAGCGCCAGGCATTAGCCAAAGACCTGAAGTTCTCAGCAGATGTCCTGGACCCACAAAACGAGGAACTGAAAACTCAGATCTACTATTACCCGTACGGCTACCATGGCATTGTCTTCCGTCCAAATAGTATTGGTGAGCATAAGCTGACAATAAACTTGAACAATGTGCTTCTCAAGTTTACCCCTATCATGGTGCCCATCCACAGGATCATCTCTTGTCAAGTGGACAAGAAACCTTTCTTCCTGGAGAACATTTCTGGGATGACAGTGACATACATGGGTAAGATCTTCCTTGCAGATACTATACAGAACGAAAGAGTTCTGGGTTTCAATCAAAATGGTGAATGCTTCACCAAGATCAAAACACCATACAAGGGAGATGCCTTGATCACCAAAGACAGAAAAGACAACCTTGCAATGCTCTTTCCGTATCGACAAGTAATGATCTTTTATACTCAGAAGGGGAAGCAGGTTCGCTTCTTCGACACACCGCAAGTTGTCAATCCTGTGTCAATCGCCGTCACATCCGCAGAGGAAACACTCATCCTGGAATGCCTCAGCAGTTCTGTCTTGGTATACAACTCTGCAGGGTTCCTCCAGACTACTGTCGGTGGGACCAACCACGCTATCAGTCTCGGCTACCCGATCTCCATGAGCCTTGATTCCAGGGACAACATTTACATCAGCAACAAGACGGGAGGTTCCATCCTGAATCTGACCTGGAAGGGAGACTTCAAGCGTAGTATCGGTCTTCCGGAGACCTTCAATCAGATCGGTACTGTAGACTGCACCCCAGATGGCTACATCCTGATCCATGAAGAGAAGCTCTCTCAGGTTGTCTATGTTGTCAGCAGGAGGAGCGGCAACGTCCTGCGTACCATCAATGTCCATGGTATCGTTGGTTTCCTGGAGCACCTCGGCGTGACCCCTGATGGTTGTTTCATCAAGTTGGACCGCAAGAAAGGGTGTCTGAGGAAGTACAGGTATGCGTACTACTCAAGACGTAACACCTATCCTGCTATAGCTGCATCTACTGctaatgatcaaaatgattttgagGTGGTAGGATAG